From one Culex quinquefasciatus strain JHB chromosome 3, VPISU_Cqui_1.0_pri_paternal, whole genome shotgun sequence genomic stretch:
- the LOC6044307 gene encoding cAMP-dependent protein kinase inhibitor beta isoform X3, translating to MDKMKEAEGAGGVGGGGTAGGGGGGTTEGGDAFHSEFYNTGRIGRRNALPDILGSHCTTTTADLPTQLGALSTSDCPTKAPNTQAGSPMMSNTATTSATGGGGGGGS from the exons ATGGATAAGATGAAGGAAGCGGAAGGGGCCGGTGGCGTGGGAGGAGGTGGAACTgcgggtggcggcggcggcggaacCACCGAGGGAGGAGACGCATTTCACAGTGAGTTCTACAACACGGGCCGCATCGGCCGACGGAACGCCCTGCCGGACATTCTGGGCTCACACTGCACAACCACGACGGCGGACCTTCCGACGCAGCTGGGCGCACTGTCTACCTCCG ATTGTCCCACCAAAGCACCCAACACCCAGGCCGGCAGCCCGATGATGTCCAATACCGCCACGACATCGGCGACCGGCGGTGGCGGGGGTGGCGGTTCCTAA
- the LOC6044309 gene encoding glomulin has product MSLVEAVQEKLQAARFKDVTKLLRDETNRAQLQDECMDVVSVLADGLVEGNEGEHFDRFTCCEDLLKLVAGVCSPQEILLEVLDRIESTKNDEVFTSLLKVLQVVLLRLGEQKARSLECGFNTILSYINGIKLPDYVASAEAKEERLIECDEVVRRILQLYMTVLLFLDPIVKDSCAVPADTFKNVGVTRKNVIICFMLRLLDGHLLYLNARQSKGEAKASKTYIRQTAEDIVLALAKLLGDPLRLLQYTEERIRTPRKERQAKDSSHNNVFASEAKCPLLALAMYHYLLVGEDLLPSTSCPKVYSNKYIYEMCLHYCTQLIKHEKTAVQYKAILFAGQLQNRLQKEPFQAIDLERPVHKTFLESLSNVIVYSGSERNRKQSSVLIRQYIMQFDQEGRYMVITNLFKVVSHNGLQSYIATIYKDLVNAELASDGEPSPWYSGKRLKEFLLKQVCVLKKGVETDLTESADMIISALNIVRFLLLRDKSNRTSIWNYVGELNKQFLHPLRKSIDLSRAHFEEEKKSVEEGREDAKPGFEVSVDVLNGGDQLAMPNRDRKLQMLAAAMNSFDLMDCLLARVTECVDGGRVVGRE; this is encoded by the exons ATGTCTCTCGTCGAAGCGGTGCAGGAAAAGCTGCAGGCCGCCCGGTTCAAGGACGTGACCAAGTTGCTCCGGGATGAAACAAACCGGGCCCAGCTGCAGGACGAATGCATGGACGTGGTGTCCGTGCTGGCCGATGGGTTGGTAGAAGGCAACGAGGGTGAGCACTTTGACCGGTTCACCTGCTGCGAAGATTTGCTGAAGCTGGTGGCCGGCGTTTGCTCGCCGCAGGAGATTCTTCTCGAAGTTTTGGACCGGATTGAATCGACCAAAAACGACGAAGTGTTTACGAGTTTGCTGAAGGTGTTGCAGGTTGTACTGCTCCGGCTGGGAGAGCAAAAAGCCCGTTCCCTGGAGTGTGGCTTCAACACAATTTTGAGCTACATTAATGGAATCAAACTGCCGGACTATGTGGCCTCGGCGGAAGCCAAGGAAGAGAGACTCATTGAATGTGATGAAGTGGTGAGGCGCATTCTGCAGCTGTACATGACGGTGCTGCTGTTTCTGGACCCGATAGTGAAGGATAGCTGTGCTGTTCCGGCGGACACGTTCAAGAATGTGGGAGTCACCCGTAAGAATGTGATAATATGCTTTATGCTGCGACTGTTGGACGGTCACCTGCTGTACTTGAATGCACGCCAATCGAAGGGGGAAGCCAAAG CCTCCAAAACCTACATTCGCCAAACGGCCGAGGACATCGTGCTGGCCCTGGCAAAACTGCTAGGCGATCCACTACGGTTGCTTCAGTACACCGAGGAACGAATCCGCACGCCCCGGAAGGAACGCCAGGCAAAGGATTCGTCCCACAATAATGTTTTCGCGAGCGAGGCCAAATGTCCACTGCTCGCGCTGGCAATGTACCACTACCTGCTGGTTGGCGAAGACTTGCTCCCATCTACCAGCTGTCCGAAAGTTTACTCAAACAAGTACATTTACGAAATGTGCTTGCATTATTGTACTCAACTGATTAAGCACGAGAAAACTGCGGTTCAGTACAAAGCAATTCTTTTCGCTGGACAATTGCAAAATCGCTTGCAGAAGGAGCCTTTCCAAGCGATCGATCTGGAACGGCCAGTGCACAAAACCTTCCTGGAAAGCCTGTCCAATGTGATTGTGTACTCCGGCAGTGAACGAAACCGCAAGCAGAGTTCCGTCCTCATTCGGCAGTACATCATGCAGTTTGATCAGGAAGGAAGGTACATGGTCATTACGAACCTGTTCAAGGTGGTTTCCCACAACGGACTTCAATCGTACATCGCAACCATCTACAAAGATCTGGTGAACGCCGAGCTGGCATCCGACGGAGAACCGTCCCCGTGGTACTCGGGCAAGCGCCTCAAGGAATTTCTGCTGAAGCAAGTGTGCGTCCTGAAGAAGGGCGTCGAAACCGACCTGACCGAAAGTGCCGACATGATCATCTCCGCGCTAAACATCGTGCGCTTCCTGCTCCTTCGTGACAAGTCCAACCGAACGTCGATCTGGAACTACGTCGGCGAGCTGAACAAACAGTTCCTACACCCGCTGAGAAAGTCAATCGACCTGTCCAGGGCACACTTTGAGGAGGAAAAGAAGTCCGTCGAGGAGGGCAGAGAGGACGCCAAACCCGGGTTCGAAGTGAGCGTGGACGTACTGAACGGAGGCGATCAGCTGGCAATGCCGAACCGCGACCGGAAGCTGCAAATGTTGGCCGCCGCCATGAACAGCTTCGATCTGATGGACTGTCTGCTGGCTCGGGTTACCGAGTGCGTTGACGGCGGGAGGGTTGTTGGGAGGGAGTGA